A single genomic interval of Corvus cornix cornix isolate S_Up_H32 chromosome 1, ASM73873v5, whole genome shotgun sequence harbors:
- the LOC104687179 gene encoding PEST proteolytic signal-containing nuclear protein translates to MADGRAEGEKAKRPQPAGGPEEEAEKPVKTKTVSSSNGGESSSRSAEKRAANEEAEDFTTKPAPAKMSKFGFSIGSQTTKKASAISIKLGANKPKEPVPTLAPKTLSVAAAFNEDEDSEPEEMPPEAKMRMKNIGRDTPTSAGPNSFNKGKHGFSDNQKLWERNIKSHLGNVHDQENN, encoded by the exons ATGGCGGACGGCAGAGCCGAGGGGGAGAAGGCGAAGCGGCCGCAGCCCGCAGGAG GACCtgaagaagaggcagaaaaacctGTGAAAACTAAGACTGTTTCTTCCAGTAATGGAGGAGAAAGTTCGAGTCGCAGCGCAGAGAAACGGGCAGCTAATGAAGAAGCTGAAGACTTCACCACAAAGCCTGCTCCTGCCAAAATGTCCAAGTTTGGATTTTCCATAGGCAGTCAGACAACAAAGAAGGCATCTGCAATATCCATCAAACTGGGAGCAAAT aaGCCTAAAGAGCCTGTTCCAACCCTGGCTCCAAAAACCCTTTCTGTAGCAGCAGCATTCAATGAAGATGAAGAT AGCGAACCAGAGGAGATGCCCCCAGAAGCAAAGATGCGCATGAAGAACATCGGAAG GGATACACCAACCTCAGCAGGACCAAATTCCTTCAATAAAGGAAAGCATGGATTTTCTGACAACCAGAAGCTATGGGAACGAAATATAAAATCTCATCTTGGAAACGTCCATGACCAAGAAAATAACTAA